Proteins encoded in a region of the Cytobacillus luteolus genome:
- a CDS encoding nucleotidyltransferase-like protein, whose product MKDLLRPIYQERASQTNTLGIIMVEKAKSLLAITDSFDSVILVIVKEQEKQMTIRHYEYENQKASLYTVRDDQLKNWLLYGTNRKVSEWVLHGKVLFDRNEYIQHLKEEYHEFPMSDRQKKMGIEFAKLIRRYQDGKGFLAQKNYLDAYNNVVHALHHLARLSVIEKGFHPEVTVWNQVKQMEPQIHKLYQELIESEEPINKRLELLFLASEFLIHSRAAIGGKHLINVLNAKTETWSYSEMEEHPELESYSVDLEVLLEYLIEKRLVSVERIETKGVGIYHRRYTALS is encoded by the coding sequence ATGAAAGATTTGTTACGTCCTATTTATCAAGAAAGAGCGAGTCAAACAAACACGCTAGGAATCATTATGGTAGAAAAAGCAAAAAGCTTACTTGCGATTACTGATTCCTTTGATAGTGTGATATTAGTTATTGTAAAAGAGCAAGAAAAACAAATGACAATAAGGCATTATGAATACGAAAATCAAAAAGCTTCCTTATACACGGTGAGGGATGATCAACTAAAGAATTGGCTGCTATACGGAACTAACCGGAAAGTCTCGGAATGGGTTCTACATGGGAAGGTTCTTTTTGACCGAAATGAATATATCCAACACTTAAAAGAAGAATATCATGAGTTTCCTATGTCCGACCGTCAAAAGAAAATGGGAATCGAATTTGCTAAGTTAATAAGAAGATATCAGGATGGAAAGGGATTTTTAGCACAGAAAAATTACCTGGATGCCTATAACAACGTTGTACACGCTCTTCATCATTTAGCAAGATTATCTGTAATTGAAAAAGGATTTCATCCAGAAGTAACTGTCTGGAATCAAGTGAAGCAAATGGAACCTCAAATACATAAGCTTTATCAGGAACTGATTGAAAGTGAAGAGCCAATTAACAAAAGACTTGAGCTGCTTTTCCTTGCAAGTGAATTTCTAATTCACTCTCGAGCAGCAATTGGAGGGAAGCACTTAATCAATGTTCTGAATGCAAAAACTGAAACGTGGTCCTACAGTGAAATGGAAGAACATCCGGAATTAGAGTCGTATAGTGTGGATTTAGAAGTGTTACTAGAATATCTAATCGAAAAAAGACTAGTATCCGTTGAAAGAATCGAGACAAAAGGTGTGGGTATTTACCATAGAAGATACACAGCTCTGAGCTGA
- a CDS encoding YgzB family protein: MALKYSSKINKIRSFALILIFVGFAVMYGGIFFRESVWAMTIFMLLGLLFIIASTVVYFWIGMLSTKTVQVVCPSCNKSTKMLGRVDICMYCNETLTLDPALEGKEFDESYNRKSLK, translated from the coding sequence ATGGCATTAAAATATTCTAGTAAAATTAATAAAATTAGATCGTTTGCTCTTATCTTAATCTTTGTTGGGTTTGCCGTAATGTATGGAGGTATCTTCTTCCGTGAATCCGTTTGGGCAATGACCATTTTTATGTTATTGGGGCTTCTTTTTATAATCGCTAGTACAGTCGTTTATTTTTGGATTGGGATGCTTTCAACGAAAACCGTTCAAGTTGTCTGCCCTTCCTGCAACAAATCTACGAAAATGCTTGGAAGAGTCGACATCTGCATGTACTGCAATGAAACACTTACTCTAGATCCCGCTCTTGAAGGAAAAGAATTTGACGAGAGCTACAATCGTAAAAGTTTAAAATAA
- the perR gene encoding peroxide-responsive transcriptional repressor PerR yields the protein MSNNQLKEALETLKETGVRITPQRHAVLEYLINAMSHPTADDIYKALEGKFPNMSVATVYNNLRVFREVGLVRELTYGDASSRFDYVTTDHYHVICDNCGKIVDFHYPGLDEVEALAAHVTGFKVNKHRMEVYGECPDCQKNNAH from the coding sequence ATGTCTAATAATCAACTAAAAGAAGCGCTTGAAACGTTAAAGGAGACAGGGGTCAGAATCACTCCTCAACGTCATGCGGTACTTGAATATTTAATAAATGCCATGTCTCATCCAACCGCAGATGATATATATAAAGCACTCGAAGGGAAATTTCCGAATATGAGTGTTGCTACTGTTTACAATAATCTAAGAGTATTTCGTGAAGTTGGTCTTGTCAGAGAACTAACATACGGTGATGCATCAAGTCGTTTCGACTATGTCACTACAGATCATTATCATGTTATTTGTGATAATTGTGGAAAAATTGTAGACTTTCATTATCCAGGCCTAGATGAGGTAGAAGCGTTAGCTGCACATGTTACTGGATTTAAAGTGAATAAACATCGAATGGAAGTTTACGGAGAATGCCCGGATTGCCAGAAAAATAATGCACATTAA
- a CDS encoding cob(I)yrinic acid a,c-diamide adenosyltransferase has protein sequence MKIYTRTGDKGTTSLIYGERVSKNDLRVEAYGTCDEANSFIGLALTHIQKATYSEKDDIIQILRKIQTTLFHVGAELATPTGKEVKWKLTEEDIKELEAVIDAWDQQLPQLTNFILPGGGEAGAVLHIARTIVRRAERRAVAIGDEVNPIVSSYLNRLSDFLFVAARFINFKEGKGEPTLHQ, from the coding sequence ATGAAAATATATACACGTACCGGTGATAAAGGGACGACTTCTCTAATTTACGGAGAAAGAGTATCTAAAAATGACTTAAGAGTTGAGGCATATGGTACTTGTGATGAAGCTAATTCATTTATAGGTTTAGCTTTAACACATATTCAAAAGGCTACCTATAGTGAAAAAGATGACATTATTCAAATCCTACGTAAAATACAAACAACACTTTTCCATGTTGGAGCAGAACTTGCCACACCAACAGGTAAGGAAGTGAAGTGGAAATTAACTGAAGAAGACATTAAAGAACTAGAGGCAGTGATTGATGCATGGGATCAACAATTGCCGCAACTAACTAACTTTATTTTGCCAGGAGGCGGTGAAGCGGGTGCTGTTCTACATATTGCGAGAACAATTGTAAGGAGAGCCGAAAGGAGAGCTGTTGCTATTGGTGATGAAGTAAATCCTATAGTTTCTTCATATTTAAATCGTCTTTCTGACTTTTTATTTGTTGCAGCAAGGTTCATAAACTTTAAAGAAGGAAAAGGAGAACCAACCCTTCATCAATAA
- the bcp gene encoding thioredoxin-dependent thiol peroxidase, with protein sequence MSVEVGKVAPDFELKSTNGESIKLSDYKGKYVVLYFYPKDMTPGCTTQACDFRDHYKSFSDLNAVILGVSPDSAEKHQKFTEKYDLPFQLLVDDEHQVAKIYDVWKLKKNFGKEYMGIERSTFLINPEGQIVKEWRKVKVKGHVEEALEEIKER encoded by the coding sequence ATGTCAGTTGAAGTTGGAAAGGTAGCACCAGATTTTGAATTAAAATCAACCAATGGAGAAAGTATTAAGTTATCGGATTACAAAGGGAAATATGTTGTACTTTATTTCTATCCGAAGGACATGACGCCAGGGTGTACAACCCAAGCTTGTGACTTCCGTGATCACTATAAAAGCTTTTCTGATTTAAACGCAGTTATTCTAGGGGTTAGCCCGGATTCAGCAGAGAAGCATCAAAAATTTACAGAGAAATATGATTTACCATTTCAACTTCTAGTCGATGATGAACATCAAGTGGCTAAAATTTATGATGTTTGGAAACTAAAAAAGAACTTCGGGAAAGAATACATGGGAATCGAGCGTTCCACTTTTTTAATTAATCCTGAGGGTCAAATCGTAAAAGAGTGGCGTAAAGTTAAGGTAAAAGGTCATGTGGAAGAAGCATTAGAAGAAATTAAAGAAAGATAA
- a CDS encoding potassium channel family protein, protein MFPLFILSMVIAGLVMSIKSLFSMSRKRNQYISFENIVLLFFIYITVLLGFGIIYTSFIMLGAPILIEDGKYISGDFFSVLQDSMYFSAITLFSVGYGDITPVGVGRWLSIIEALLGYIMPTAFVVRSVVNYERD, encoded by the coding sequence TTGTTTCCATTATTTATTTTATCAATGGTTATAGCAGGTTTAGTGATGAGCATAAAATCCTTATTTTCGATGAGTAGAAAGAGAAATCAGTACATCTCCTTTGAAAACATTGTTTTACTATTTTTTATCTATATAACGGTGTTACTTGGATTCGGAATCATATATACCTCATTTATCATGTTAGGAGCACCGATTTTAATTGAAGATGGAAAATACATAAGCGGTGACTTTTTCTCTGTACTTCAGGATTCTATGTACTTTAGTGCAATCACTCTCTTTTCGGTGGGATATGGAGATATAACGCCAGTTGGTGTGGGGCGTTGGCTATCAATTATTGAAGCGTTACTAGGGTACATTATGCCGACTGCGTTTGTAGTACGTTCAGTCGTAAATTATGAAAGGGACTAA
- a CDS encoding glutamate-1-semialdehyde 2,1-aminomutase encodes MNFSKSEELHKEALEHIVGGVNSPSRSYKAVGGGAPVVMERAKGAYFWDVDGNKYIDYLAAYGPIITGHAHPHITKAIQEAAENGILYGTPTPHEIKFAKMLKEAMPALDKVRFVNSGTEAVMTTIRVARAYTGRDKIIKFAGCYHGHSDLVLVAAGSGPSTLGTPDSAGVPKSIAQEVITVPFNEIEPLRDALEKWGDQIAAVLVEPIVGNFGIVEPYEGFLEQVNELTHSAGALVIYDEVITAFRFMYGGAQDLLGVKPDLTCLGKIIGGGLPIGAYGGKKEIMEQVAPLGPAYQAGTMAGNPASILSGIACLEVLKQEGVYEQLDKFGAILEEGILTHAKTYNIPITINRLKGALTIYFTDEKIVNYEQAENTNGEMFATFFKLMLQQGINLAPSKYEAWFLTIAHTEEDLDVTLKAVEHSFKIMSGE; translated from the coding sequence ATGAACTTCTCTAAATCGGAAGAATTACATAAAGAAGCACTTGAACATATTGTTGGTGGAGTAAATAGTCCATCTCGTTCTTACAAAGCGGTTGGAGGTGGGGCTCCAGTTGTGATGGAAAGAGCTAAAGGGGCCTATTTTTGGGATGTTGATGGTAATAAGTATATCGATTATCTAGCAGCGTATGGACCTATTATAACCGGACATGCTCACCCTCATATTACAAAAGCGATTCAAGAGGCAGCAGAAAACGGCATATTGTACGGAACACCAACTCCTCATGAGATTAAATTTGCAAAGATGTTAAAAGAAGCGATGCCTGCATTAGATAAGGTCCGTTTTGTGAACTCAGGTACTGAAGCAGTTATGACCACAATTCGTGTTGCACGAGCTTATACAGGAAGAGATAAAATCATTAAATTTGCTGGGTGCTATCATGGACATTCAGATTTAGTTTTGGTCGCAGCTGGCTCTGGGCCTTCAACGCTAGGTACACCTGATTCTGCCGGAGTTCCTAAAAGCATAGCCCAAGAGGTAATCACAGTTCCATTTAACGAGATCGAACCTCTACGAGATGCCCTTGAAAAATGGGGAGATCAGATCGCTGCAGTATTAGTTGAGCCAATCGTAGGGAATTTCGGGATTGTTGAACCGTACGAAGGATTCTTAGAACAAGTTAATGAACTTACTCATTCAGCTGGCGCTCTAGTTATATATGATGAAGTCATTACTGCTTTCCGTTTTATGTATGGCGGCGCCCAAGATTTATTAGGGGTTAAACCTGATTTAACGTGCTTAGGTAAAATTATCGGTGGAGGACTTCCTATTGGAGCCTATGGTGGTAAAAAGGAAATTATGGAGCAAGTTGCACCACTAGGTCCTGCCTATCAAGCTGGGACAATGGCTGGAAACCCAGCTTCAATTCTCTCTGGTATTGCTTGTCTTGAGGTTTTAAAACAAGAAGGTGTGTACGAGCAGCTTGATAAGTTTGGAGCTATATTAGAAGAAGGTATTTTAACACACGCCAAAACCTATAATATTCCTATTACGATTAACAGGCTAAAAGGTGCTCTAACGATTTACTTTACGGATGAGAAAATTGTGAACTATGAACAAGCAGAAAATACAAACGGAGAAATGTTTGCTACATTTTTCAAGCTTATGCTTCAACAAGGGATTAATTTAGCTCCTTCAAAATATGAAGCTTGGTTCTTAACAATTGCACACACAGAAGAAGATTTAGATGTCACTTTAAAAGCAGTTGAACATTCTTTTAAAATTATGTCTGGTGAATAA